DNA from Sulfurimonas xiamenensis:
CATAACCCATTTTTCTTGTTCCAGGATCTATTCCTAAAATTGTCATCTCTGTCCTATTTTTTATTATAATTTATATTATAGTGCAACTATTTTAATTTATTCACCTATTCACAAATTTACTATTCACATAATTTTAACTATATTTATGGAAATAATCGTTATTATTCACATATAAATAATTAAATAGGATTTTATGTGAATATAGGCCAAAAAATTTTACTTTTGTTAAAAGAAGAGATACCTGAAATAGAATACAATAGATATATTAAAAATCTTATTTATGATACAAAAAAATCAACAAATGATATTGCTCTGTTTTATGCCCCTAACTCTTTAGTTTTAAACTGGATAAAAAGCAAATATAGCACAAAAATTAAACATCTTTTTGAGGTATATAATTCTTCTAAAGTAAATGTGAAAATTTTGCTCAAAAATCAAATTGAAAATAAAAAAGCAGAAACAGAAATAAAAAAAGAACAAAAACAGCAACACTCTTTACTTAATCCATCTCATACATTTGATAATTTTATGGTTGGAGGCTCTAATCAATTTGCATATGCTGCAGTAAAAAGTGTAAGTGAAAAACCAGGTATATTATATAACCCTCTTTTTATTCACGGTGGTGTAGGTTTAGGTAAAACTCACTTAATGCAAGCAGCAGGTAATGTTTTTAAAAATCAGGGAAAAATTGTTATATATACTACGGTTGAGCAGTTTTTAAATGATTTTATACGACATGTAAGAAATAAAACAATGGAGAGATTTCAAGAAAAATATCGTAAATGCGATGTTCTTTTAATTGATGATATTCAATTTTTAAGCAATAAAGAGGGTATTCAAGAGGAATTTTTTCATACTTTTGAAGCACTAAAAGGTGTAGGCAAGCAGATTATTTTAACAGCTGATAAACATCCTAAAAAAATAGCCGGATTAGAAAAAAGGCTTCAAAGTCGTTTTGAACATGGTCTTGTTGCAGATATTCAACCGCCTGAACTAGAAACTAAAATAGCTATTATTGAAAATAAGTGTAAAATAAATAAAGTTGTTCTTACAAAAGATATTATTAATTATATAGCAACTGTAATTGAGAGTAATGTTCGTGAAATTGAGGGCATTTTATCAAAATTACATGCCTATTCACAACTTATGCATGTAGATATTGATCTTCAATTTACAAAAAATGTTTTAAAAGATCAACTGCAAGAAAATCGTGCTAATCTCACTCTTGATATAATTACACAAAATGTAGCAAAAGATTTAAATATTAAACCAAGTGAAATCCGTTCAAAAGGTAGAAGTAAAAACTTAGTTTATGCTAGAAGAATTGCTATATACCTCTGTCGTGAACTCACACAAAATACAATGCCACAACTTGCTCAATACTTTGGAATGAAAGACCATACAGCTATTAGTCATACTCTAAAAAAAATAAATGAACTAATTCAAAATGATGAAGATTTTAAAATAAAAATAGAAGAATTAACAAATAAAATTACATCTTCTTCTTAAAAAAAGATATAATTACTTAAGTGAATATATGTGAAAGAGATCGTATAGGTTCATC
Protein-coding regions in this window:
- the dnaA gene encoding chromosomal replication initiator protein DnaA translates to MNIGQKILLLLKEEIPEIEYNRYIKNLIYDTKKSTNDIALFYAPNSLVLNWIKSKYSTKIKHLFEVYNSSKVNVKILLKNQIENKKAETEIKKEQKQQHSLLNPSHTFDNFMVGGSNQFAYAAVKSVSEKPGILYNPLFIHGGVGLGKTHLMQAAGNVFKNQGKIVIYTTVEQFLNDFIRHVRNKTMERFQEKYRKCDVLLIDDIQFLSNKEGIQEEFFHTFEALKGVGKQIILTADKHPKKIAGLEKRLQSRFEHGLVADIQPPELETKIAIIENKCKINKVVLTKDIINYIATVIESNVREIEGILSKLHAYSQLMHVDIDLQFTKNVLKDQLQENRANLTLDIITQNVAKDLNIKPSEIRSKGRSKNLVYARRIAIYLCRELTQNTMPQLAQYFGMKDHTAISHTLKKINELIQNDEDFKIKIEELTNKITSSS